A genomic segment from Bacillus cereus G9842 encodes:
- a CDS encoding DUF916 and DUF3324 domain-containing protein produces MVKKLFTSLLLITFFMVNAFSVYAAEMKFAVTAVIPENQIDKNQTYFDLKMQPGQKQTIQVQMKNDTNKEVVVESFANTAITNSNGITDYSTVEPKTDSTLKYPFSKIAKMPKETKVPANSIVTVDINLEMPSESFDGVILGGLYFKEKEDENAKKKDEGVQIENKYAYAIGVVLKETDAEVKPDMKLNEVKPTQINGRNVVTANLQNVKPAMLKNLSVDAKVYKEKGTDVLFEAKKENLRMAPNSNFDYAISWENKAFDPGMYRVEVKATDGDQKWEWTKKFTIEGKTADKLNDTAVEAKKDYTLYYIIGGVLLVIILLVLVFFLGRRSKKEDDNEK; encoded by the coding sequence ATGGTAAAAAAACTATTTACTAGCTTACTATTAATTACATTCTTCATGGTAAACGCTTTTTCAGTATATGCGGCTGAAATGAAATTCGCTGTGACAGCAGTTATACCAGAAAATCAAATTGATAAAAATCAAACGTATTTTGATTTGAAAATGCAACCTGGACAAAAGCAAACAATTCAAGTCCAAATGAAAAATGATACGAATAAAGAAGTTGTGGTAGAATCGTTTGCTAATACAGCAATTACGAATAGCAATGGTATTACAGATTATAGTACAGTAGAACCAAAAACGGATTCTACTTTGAAATATCCGTTTTCTAAAATTGCTAAAATGCCAAAAGAAACGAAAGTCCCAGCTAACAGCATAGTGACAGTTGATATAAACTTGGAAATGCCAAGTGAGTCGTTTGATGGTGTTATTTTAGGTGGTTTATACTTTAAAGAAAAAGAAGATGAGAATGCAAAGAAAAAAGATGAAGGTGTGCAAATTGAAAATAAATATGCATACGCAATTGGCGTTGTTTTAAAAGAGACGGATGCTGAAGTAAAACCAGACATGAAATTAAACGAAGTAAAGCCAACACAAATTAACGGGCGTAACGTTGTTACTGCAAATTTACAAAACGTAAAGCCAGCAATGTTAAAAAATTTAAGTGTTGATGCAAAGGTATATAAAGAAAAAGGTACAGACGTTTTATTTGAAGCGAAAAAAGAAAATTTAAGAATGGCGCCAAACTCAAACTTTGATTACGCTATTAGCTGGGAAAACAAAGCGTTTGATCCAGGAATGTACCGAGTAGAAGTGAAAGCCACTGATGGCGATCAAAAGTGGGAATGGACGAAGAAATTTACAATTGAAGGAAAGACAGCCGATAAGTTAAATGATACAGCGGTAGAAGCGAAAAAAGACTACACGCTATATTACATTATCGGCGGAGTACTACTGGTAATTATATTATTAGTTCTTGTGTTCTTCTTAGGTAGACGTTCTAAAAAAGAGGACGATAACGAAAAATAA